From the genome of Mycobacterium dioxanotrophicus, one region includes:
- a CDS encoding SHOCT domain-containing protein translates to MTIHEITPTATTFLAEHGPRFAEHAWNPWFLLIPLTFWTLVVVGIVFTVRRFRGRQGERTLRDAYAKGEVNEAEYRGRLAVLRETRR, encoded by the coding sequence ATGACCATCCACGAAATCACCCCCACCGCAACCACATTCCTCGCCGAGCACGGGCCCCGATTCGCCGAGCACGCGTGGAACCCCTGGTTCCTGCTGATCCCCCTGACGTTCTGGACGCTCGTGGTCGTCGGCATCGTCTTCACGGTCCGCAGGTTCCGCGGACGTCAGGGCGAACGCACCCTGCGCGACGCCTACGCCAAGGGCGAGGTCAACGAAGCCGAGTACCGCGGGCGGCTGGCCGTCCTGCGCGAAACACGTCGCTGA
- a CDS encoding response regulator transcription factor, giving the protein MTIRVVVADDQALVRAGFVALLDAQDGIEVVAEADTGSRALAAAVDLRPDVVLMDIRMPEMDGLAATRAIASDPELTGVRVVVLTTFELDEYVFEAMRAGASGFLVKHTEPAELVRAVRVVADGDALLSPSVTRRLVAEFAAHAKTPAAPALPDLTSREREVMALVAEGLSNAEIGERLFMSPATARTHVSRILTKLDARDRTQLVVLAYESGLVRPRWQG; this is encoded by the coding sequence ATGACGATTCGTGTAGTGGTTGCCGACGATCAAGCGCTCGTGCGGGCCGGTTTCGTGGCGCTGCTGGACGCGCAGGACGGCATCGAGGTGGTGGCCGAGGCCGACACGGGGTCCCGGGCCCTGGCAGCCGCCGTCGACCTACGTCCCGACGTGGTTCTCATGGACATCCGGATGCCGGAGATGGACGGCCTGGCCGCCACCCGAGCCATCGCGAGCGATCCGGAGTTGACCGGTGTGCGGGTGGTCGTGCTGACCACATTCGAGCTCGACGAGTATGTGTTCGAGGCGATGCGGGCCGGGGCCAGCGGGTTTCTGGTCAAGCACACCGAGCCGGCCGAGCTGGTGCGCGCCGTGCGCGTGGTGGCCGACGGCGATGCCCTGCTCTCGCCGTCGGTGACGCGTCGGCTGGTCGCGGAGTTCGCCGCACACGCCAAGACCCCTGCCGCGCCGGCGCTACCCGATCTGACCTCACGCGAGCGGGAAGTAATGGCCTTGGTCGCCGAAGGGCTGAGCAACGCGGAGATCGGCGAGCGGCTGTTCATGAGCCCGGCCACCGCCCGCACCCACGTCAGCCGCATCCTGACGAAGCTGGACGCCCGCGATCGCACTCAGCTGGTGGTGCTGGCCTACGAGAGCGGGCTGGTACGCCCACGGTGGCAGGGCTGA
- a CDS encoding sensor histidine kinase, with amino-acid sequence MDASADLRRPALWLVPVLVAVVQVAGSTGMRHHRGPELAPLTWFGFVLLLAGPLVLLARYRHPYPVLLAVTAITSAYVLAGFGPGPVFLSLVVAFVRAATVCPRWWTYPLPLIGWAAAWVIPWLAGQPRPPLEAIGGLGAWLLVLVAIAEGLRQRRSVVEARRLRQDAVASAARSERQREATAARLAIARELHDVLAHSLSMINVQSSVALELLDKQPERAGPALAAIKDASRQAISDVHSLVTALRAEGGEPTAPTPGIADLDGLLGPARATGLTVTATVTGEPQPLPAVIDVAAARIVQESLTNVVRHSTATSAAVTVDYTGSRLSVAVDDNGAPRAGTSAGGSGITGMRERARALGGAFSAGRAPGGGFSVRASLPIDESTYAS; translated from the coding sequence ATGGACGCCAGCGCCGATCTCCGCCGCCCGGCGTTGTGGCTGGTGCCGGTGCTCGTCGCGGTCGTCCAGGTGGCCGGCAGCACCGGGATGCGTCATCACCGCGGCCCTGAGCTGGCGCCGCTGACCTGGTTCGGTTTCGTGCTGCTGCTGGCCGGGCCGCTGGTGCTGTTGGCGCGTTACCGCCACCCCTATCCGGTTCTGCTGGCCGTCACGGCGATCACCTCGGCGTATGTGCTGGCGGGCTTCGGTCCCGGGCCGGTGTTCCTGTCGCTCGTGGTGGCGTTCGTGCGGGCCGCGACGGTGTGCCCGCGGTGGTGGACCTACCCGCTGCCGCTGATCGGCTGGGCGGCCGCGTGGGTGATCCCCTGGCTGGCGGGCCAGCCCCGTCCGCCGCTCGAGGCGATCGGCGGGCTGGGCGCATGGCTGCTGGTGCTCGTGGCCATCGCCGAGGGGCTGCGACAGCGCCGGTCGGTGGTGGAAGCGCGTCGACTCCGGCAGGACGCCGTGGCGTCGGCGGCGCGGTCGGAACGGCAGCGGGAGGCGACGGCCGCACGGCTGGCCATTGCCCGCGAGCTGCACGACGTGCTGGCGCACAGCCTGTCGATGATAAACGTGCAGTCATCGGTGGCGCTCGAGCTCCTCGACAAGCAACCAGAGCGGGCCGGTCCGGCCCTGGCGGCCATCAAAGATGCCAGCCGCCAAGCGATTTCAGACGTGCACTCGTTGGTCACCGCGTTGCGCGCCGAGGGCGGCGAGCCCACCGCACCGACCCCGGGCATCGCCGATCTCGACGGCCTGCTGGGCCCGGCCCGCGCGACGGGACTGACCGTAACGGCGACGGTGACCGGCGAGCCGCAGCCGTTGCCCGCGGTGATCGACGTGGCCGCGGCCCGCATCGTGCAGGAGTCCTTGACCAACGTCGTGCGCCACTCCACCGCCACCAGCGCCGCGGTCACCGTGGACTACACCGGATCTCGGTTGTCGGTGGCCGTCGACGACAATGGCGCTCCGCGTGCAGGCACCTCGGCGGGCGGCAGCGGCATCACCGGCATGCGGGAGCGGGCGCGTGCACTGGGCGGGGCGTTCAGCGCCGGGCGCGCGCCCGGTGGTGGGTTCAGCGTGCGGGCCAGCCTGCCCATCGACGAAAGCACTTACGCCTCATGA
- the cds1 gene encoding L-cysteine desulfhydrase Cds1, whose protein sequence is MNTPAGTASRSQPREWVDNAVRLIEADARRSADTHLLRYPLPSAWCDGVDVALYLKDESTHITGSLKHRLARSLFLYGLCNGWIAEKTTVIEASSGSTAVSEAYFAALLGLPFIAVVPSSTSTAKIALIESQGGRCHFVAKSSQVYDEAQRLADETGGHYLDQFTNAERATDWRGNNNIAVSIFEQMQMEAHPIPEWVVVGAGTGGTSATIGRFIRYRRHATRLCVVDPENSAFFPAYAQGRSDIVTGASSRIEGIGRPRVEPSFLPDVVDRMVSVPDAASVAAARHVSVVLGRRVGPSTGTNIWGAFGLLAEMVKHGQSGSVVTLLADSGDRYADTYFDDDWVSAQGLDPSGPAAVLAEFERSGSWS, encoded by the coding sequence GTGAACACACCGGCGGGCACGGCGTCGCGCAGCCAGCCACGTGAGTGGGTGGACAACGCGGTCCGATTGATCGAGGCCGATGCCCGGCGCAGCGCCGACACCCACTTGTTGCGCTACCCGTTGCCCTCGGCATGGTGTGACGGCGTCGACGTGGCCCTGTATCTCAAGGACGAGTCGACCCACATCACCGGAAGCCTCAAGCACCGGCTGGCCCGATCGCTGTTTCTCTACGGGCTGTGCAACGGGTGGATCGCCGAGAAGACCACGGTGATCGAGGCCTCGTCGGGTTCCACAGCGGTCTCGGAAGCGTATTTCGCTGCGCTGCTGGGCCTGCCGTTCATCGCGGTGGTGCCGTCGTCCACCAGCACCGCCAAGATCGCCCTCATCGAATCTCAGGGCGGCCGTTGCCATTTCGTCGCGAAATCCTCTCAGGTGTACGACGAGGCGCAACGGCTGGCCGACGAGACCGGCGGGCACTACCTGGACCAGTTCACCAACGCCGAGCGGGCCACCGACTGGCGCGGCAATAACAACATCGCCGTGTCGATCTTCGAGCAGATGCAGATGGAGGCCCATCCGATTCCGGAGTGGGTCGTGGTGGGCGCGGGCACCGGCGGCACCAGCGCGACGATCGGGCGGTTCATCCGGTACCGCCGGCACGCGACCCGGCTCTGCGTCGTCGACCCCGAGAACTCGGCGTTCTTCCCCGCCTACGCGCAGGGGCGCAGCGACATCGTCACCGGGGCGTCGTCGCGCATCGAGGGAATCGGCCGACCACGGGTCGAGCCGTCGTTTCTGCCCGATGTGGTGGACCGCATGGTGTCGGTGCCCGATGCGGCGTCGGTCGCGGCGGCACGCCACGTCAGCGTTGTCCTGGGGCGCCGGGTCGGGCCGTCCACGGGCACCAACATCTGGGGCGCGTTCGGCTTGCTCGCCGAGATGGTCAAACACGGGCAGAGCGGGTCGGTGGTGACGCTGTTGGCCGACAGCGGCGACCGCTACGCCGACACCTACTTCGACGATGACTGGGTGAGCGCCCAGGGACTGGACCCGTCCGGACCCGCCGCGGTGCTCGCCGAGTTCGAACGCTCGGGTTCCTGGTCCTGA
- a CDS encoding metallophosphoesterase: protein MSAASVAKKTAAVATGSLVAGIGYASLIERNAFVLREATMPVLAPGSSPLRVLHLSDLHMRPGQHRKQAWLRDLARLEPDLVVNTGDNLAHTKAVPAVVQSLSELLSVPGLFVFGSNDYFAPRLKNPLNYVIKPQHRVHGDPLPWQDLRAAFTERGWHDLTHTRRDIEVAGLHISVAGVDDPHLKRDRYDTIAGAANSAANLTLGLTHSPEPRVLDRFAADGYQLVLAGHTHGGQLCLPFYGALVTNCDLDRSRAKGASRWGANMALHVSAGIGTSPYAPMRFCCRPEATLLTLVAAPTGGGHVGSRAGTSSPTVSAR, encoded by the coding sequence ATGTCAGCCGCCTCGGTAGCCAAGAAGACAGCCGCCGTCGCCACCGGCTCGTTGGTGGCCGGGATCGGGTACGCGTCGCTCATCGAACGCAACGCATTCGTCCTGCGCGAAGCGACCATGCCGGTGCTGGCACCGGGATCGTCGCCGCTGCGGGTGCTGCACCTGTCCGATCTGCACATGCGGCCCGGTCAGCACCGCAAGCAGGCGTGGTTACGCGACCTGGCCCGCCTCGAGCCGGACCTGGTGGTCAACACCGGCGACAACCTGGCGCACACCAAGGCGGTCCCCGCCGTCGTGCAGTCGCTGAGCGAGCTGCTGTCGGTGCCGGGCCTGTTCGTGTTCGGCAGCAACGACTACTTCGCGCCGCGGCTGAAGAACCCGCTCAACTACGTGATCAAACCGCAGCACCGCGTGCACGGCGATCCACTGCCATGGCAGGACCTGCGGGCGGCGTTCACCGAACGGGGCTGGCATGACCTCACCCACACGCGCCGCGACATCGAGGTGGCCGGGCTGCACATCTCGGTCGCCGGAGTCGACGATCCGCATCTCAAGCGGGACCGCTACGACACCATCGCCGGGGCGGCCAACAGCGCCGCGAACCTCACGCTCGGGTTGACGCACTCCCCCGAACCGCGGGTGCTGGACCGCTTCGCGGCCGATGGCTACCAGCTGGTGCTGGCCGGCCACACCCACGGCGGGCAGTTGTGCCTGCCGTTCTACGGCGCACTCGTCACCAACTGCGATCTGGACCGGTCGCGGGCCAAGGGCGCCTCCCGATGGGGCGCGAACATGGCACTGCACGTCTCGGCGGGCATCGGCACGTCCCCGTACGCCCCGATGCGGTTCTGCTGCCGCCCGGAGGCGACGCTGCTGACGCTGGTGGCAGCGCCCACCGGTGGTGGTCATGTCGGCAGTCGCGCCGGCACGTCGTCGCCGACCGTCTCCGCACGGTGA
- the ponA2 gene encoding transglycosylase/D,D-transpeptidase PonA2, translated as MPDQPTRPPTTVTVIKLAWCCLLASVLAAAFMFPVVGGFGLMSNRASDVVANGSAALVEGDVPQVSTMVDAKGNTIAWLYSQRRFEVPSDQIANTMKLAIVSIEDKRFAEHNGVDWQGTLTGLSGYLSGNADTRGGSTLEQQYVKNYQLLVVAQTDAERRAAIETTPARKLREIRMALTLDKTFTKPEILTRYLNLVSFGNGSYGIQDAAQTYFGINASELNWQQAALLAGMVQSTSTLNPYTNPDGALARRNLVLDTMIDNIPQEADALRAAKEQPLGILPQPNQLPRGCIAAGDRAFFCDYALEYLARAGLSKEQVAKGGYLIKTTLDPDVQVPVKSAIDGIASPTIDGIASVMSVVKPGKTSHPVVAMASNRTYGLNTDAGETMQPQPFSLVGNGAGSIFKIFTTAAAMDMGMGINTTLPVPGFFQAKGLGSSDTPGCPKETWCVKNAGNYKGSMSVTEALATSPNTAFAKLISQIGVPRVVDMAVKLGLRSYAMPGTARDYDPDSNESLADFVKRQNIGSFTLGPLEVNGLELSNVAATLASGGMWCPPNPIDKVVDRHGQEVSVTTETCEQVVPEGLANTLANAMSKDDTGSGTSAGAAGSVGWDLPMSGKTGTTENNKSSAFLGFTNQYAASNYIYDDSSTPSELCSFPLRQCGNGNLFGGNEPARTWFTAMKPIGNNFGPVALPPTDPRYVDGGPGSQVPTVNGLDENAARQRLKEAGFQVADGSASVNSSAKYGTVVGTTPSGQTIPGSIVTIQISNGIPPPPPPPPVAIPLPGGPPPEIGQTVVEIPGLPPITVPVLGPPPPP; from the coding sequence ATGCCAGACCAGCCGACGCGACCGCCCACCACGGTCACGGTCATAAAGCTCGCCTGGTGCTGCCTACTGGCCAGCGTGCTCGCGGCCGCCTTCATGTTCCCGGTCGTCGGCGGATTCGGGCTGATGTCCAACCGCGCCTCCGACGTCGTTGCCAACGGCTCGGCCGCATTGGTGGAAGGCGACGTGCCGCAGGTGTCGACGATGGTCGACGCCAAGGGCAACACCATCGCGTGGCTCTACTCGCAGCGCCGGTTCGAAGTACCGAGCGATCAGATCGCCAACACCATGAAGCTGGCGATCGTCTCCATCGAGGACAAACGGTTTGCCGAACATAACGGTGTGGACTGGCAGGGCACCCTGACCGGTCTGTCCGGTTATCTGTCCGGGAACGCCGACACCCGTGGTGGCTCCACGCTCGAGCAGCAGTATGTGAAGAACTACCAACTGCTGGTGGTCGCGCAGACCGACGCCGAGCGCCGCGCCGCCATCGAGACCACCCCGGCCCGCAAGCTCCGCGAGATCCGGATGGCGTTGACGCTGGACAAGACGTTCACCAAGCCCGAGATCCTCACCCGCTACCTGAATCTGGTGTCGTTCGGCAACGGCTCCTACGGCATCCAGGACGCGGCCCAGACCTATTTCGGCATCAACGCCTCTGAGCTGAACTGGCAGCAGGCCGCCCTGCTGGCGGGCATGGTGCAGTCGACCAGCACGCTCAATCCCTACACCAACCCCGACGGCGCCCTGGCCCGCCGGAACCTGGTGCTGGACACGATGATCGACAACATCCCGCAGGAAGCCGACGCGCTGCGGGCCGCCAAGGAGCAGCCGCTCGGCATCCTGCCGCAGCCCAACCAGCTCCCGCGCGGCTGCATCGCCGCGGGTGACCGGGCGTTCTTCTGTGATTACGCGCTGGAGTACCTGGCCCGGGCAGGCCTGAGCAAGGAGCAGGTCGCCAAGGGCGGTTACCTGATCAAGACCACGCTGGATCCCGATGTGCAGGTGCCGGTGAAATCGGCGATCGACGGCATCGCGAGCCCGACGATCGACGGCATCGCCAGCGTGATGAGCGTGGTCAAGCCGGGCAAGACGTCGCACCCGGTGGTGGCGATGGCCAGCAACCGCACCTACGGCCTGAACACCGACGCAGGCGAAACCATGCAGCCGCAACCGTTCTCCCTCGTGGGCAACGGCGCGGGGTCGATCTTCAAGATCTTCACCACGGCCGCGGCCATGGACATGGGGATGGGCATCAACACCACGCTGCCCGTGCCCGGGTTCTTCCAGGCCAAGGGTCTGGGCAGCAGCGACACCCCTGGCTGCCCGAAGGAAACCTGGTGCGTGAAGAACGCGGGCAACTACAAGGGCTCCATGAGCGTCACGGAGGCGCTGGCCACCTCGCCGAACACCGCGTTCGCCAAGCTGATCTCGCAGATCGGCGTGCCGCGGGTGGTCGACATGGCGGTCAAGCTGGGCCTGCGGTCCTATGCGATGCCCGGCACGGCACGCGATTACGACCCGGACAGCAACGAGAGCCTCGCCGATTTCGTCAAGAGACAGAACATCGGGTCGTTCACGCTGGGGCCGCTCGAGGTGAACGGGCTGGAGCTGTCGAATGTGGCAGCCACCCTGGCTTCCGGTGGCATGTGGTGCCCGCCCAATCCGATCGACAAGGTCGTCGACCGCCACGGTCAGGAGGTCTCGGTGACCACCGAGACCTGCGAACAGGTGGTGCCGGAAGGGTTGGCCAACACTTTGGCCAACGCCATGAGCAAGGACGACACCGGTTCCGGCACCTCGGCGGGTGCCGCAGGCTCGGTGGGCTGGGATCTGCCGATGTCCGGCAAGACCGGAACGACCGAGAACAACAAGTCCTCGGCCTTCCTCGGTTTCACCAACCAGTACGCCGCGTCCAACTACATCTACGACGACTCGTCGACGCCCAGTGAGCTGTGCTCGTTCCCGCTGCGTCAATGCGGCAACGGCAACCTGTTCGGTGGCAACGAGCCCGCCCGCACCTGGTTCACCGCGATGAAGCCGATCGGCAACAACTTCGGCCCGGTCGCGTTGCCGCCGACCGATCCGCGGTACGTCGACGGCGGGCCCGGCTCGCAGGTGCCCACGGTCAACGGCCTGGACGAGAACGCGGCGCGACAGCGACTGAAGGAGGCCGGTTTCCAGGTCGCCGACGGCAGCGCATCGGTCAACAGCAGCGCCAAGTACGGCACCGTCGTCGGCACGACGCCCAGCGGACAGACCATCCCCGGCTCGATCGTCACGATCCAGATCAGCAACGGCATCCCGCCACCACCGCCGCCTCCACCGGTGGCGATACCGCTGCCGGGCGGTCCGCCGCCCGAGATCGGCCAGACGGTCGTGGAGATCCCCGGTCTGCCGCCGATCACCGTGCCGGTGCTCGGACCCCCGCCACCGCCGTGA
- a CDS encoding WhiB family transcriptional regulator — MSDSRTATRKTTTATSIPAHSLAHGAEAEARIAWVSQARCRQADPDELFVRGAAQRKAAVICRHCPVILECGADALDNRVEFGVWGGMTERQRRALLKQHPEVVSWADFFAAQRKHRSAV, encoded by the coding sequence GTGTCAGATTCACGGACTGCCACGCGCAAGACGACTACGGCCACATCCATCCCTGCTCACAGTTTGGCACACGGAGCCGAGGCAGAAGCGCGCATCGCATGGGTGTCGCAGGCCCGGTGCAGGCAGGCCGATCCTGACGAACTGTTCGTCCGCGGTGCGGCCCAGCGCAAAGCCGCGGTGATCTGCAGGCACTGCCCGGTGATCCTCGAATGCGGGGCCGATGCACTGGACAACCGCGTCGAGTTCGGAGTCTGGGGCGGAATGACCGAGCGTCAGCGTCGCGCACTGCTCAAGCAGCACCCCGAAGTTGTTTCCTGGGCGGACTTCTTCGCCGCCCAGCGCAAACATCGCAGCGCTGTCTAG
- a CDS encoding ArsA family ATPase, with the protein MGAILADTSNRVVVCCGAGGVGKTTTAAAMALRAAEYGRTVVVLTIDPAKRLAQALGIKDLGNTPQRVPLAPEVTGELHAMMLDMRRTFDEMVIQYSGPGRADSILENQFYQTVATSLAGTQEYMAMEKLGQLLAEDKWDLVVVDTPPSRNALDFLDAPKRLGSFMDSRLWRMLLAPGRGIGRLVTGAMGLAMKALSTVLGSQMLSDAAGFVQSLDATFGGFREKADRTYELLKRRGTQFVVVSAAEPDALREASFFVDRLAGENMPLAGLILNRTHPTLSDLHAEKAEEAADDLAAEDPDSLAVAVLRIHADRAQTAKREVRLLSRFTGANPHVAIVGVPSLPFDVSDLEALRAIADQITGVGEPV; encoded by the coding sequence ATGGGCGCCATCCTCGCCGACACCTCCAACCGCGTCGTAGTGTGTTGCGGCGCAGGCGGTGTCGGCAAGACGACCACTGCAGCCGCGATGGCGCTGCGCGCCGCCGAGTACGGCCGCACCGTCGTGGTGCTCACCATCGACCCGGCCAAACGACTGGCACAGGCACTGGGCATCAAGGATCTCGGCAATACCCCGCAACGGGTTCCGCTGGCCCCCGAGGTCACCGGCGAACTGCACGCGATGATGCTCGACATGCGCCGCACGTTCGACGAGATGGTGATCCAGTACTCGGGGCCGGGCCGCGCCGATTCCATTCTGGAGAACCAGTTTTACCAAACCGTGGCGACCTCACTGGCCGGCACGCAGGAATACATGGCCATGGAGAAGCTCGGTCAGCTGCTGGCCGAGGACAAGTGGGATCTCGTCGTCGTCGACACCCCGCCGTCGCGCAATGCGCTGGACTTCCTCGACGCCCCAAAACGGTTGGGCAGCTTCATGGACAGCCGGCTGTGGCGCATGCTGCTGGCCCCGGGCCGCGGCATCGGCCGGCTCGTCACCGGCGCGATGGGCCTGGCGATGAAGGCCCTGTCCACCGTGCTGGGTTCTCAAATGCTTTCCGATGCAGCAGGTTTCGTCCAGTCGCTGGATGCCACGTTCGGCGGGTTCCGCGAAAAGGCCGACCGCACTTATGAATTGCTCAAGCGCCGCGGTACCCAGTTCGTGGTGGTGTCGGCCGCCGAGCCCGACGCACTGCGCGAGGCGTCGTTCTTCGTCGACCGCCTCGCCGGAGAGAACATGCCGCTGGCGGGGTTGATCCTGAACCGGACCCACCCCACGTTGAGCGATCTGCACGCCGAGAAGGCCGAAGAAGCCGCTGACGACCTGGCGGCCGAAGATCCTGATTCACTGGCGGTTGCGGTGTTGCGCATCCACGCCGACCGGGCTCAGACCGCCAAGCGCGAGGTGCGGCTGCTGTCCCGGTTCACGGGGGCCAATCCGCACGTCGCCATCGTCGGCGTGCCGTCACTGCCGTTCGACGTGTCGGATCTCGAAGCGTTGCGGGCGATCGCCGATCAGATCACCGGCGTCGGGGAACCCGTCTAG
- a CDS encoding ArsA family ATPase, whose amino-acid sequence MATTESTAKHVGWPSRLTKARLHFVSGKGGTGKSTIAAALALALAAGGRRVLLVEVEERQGIAQLFDVPPLPYEEVKIATAEGGGQVNALAIDIEAAFLEYLDMFYNLGLAGRAMRRIGAIEFATTIAPGLRDVLLTGKIKEIVTRTDRSEKAKRIAYDAVVVDSPPTGRISRFLDVTKAVSDLAKGGPVHSQADGVVKLLHSDQTAIHLVTLLEALPIQETLEAIDELNELGLPIGSVIVNRNIPAYLSPEDLAKAADGDIDADAVRAGLSKVGITLSDSDFAGLLTETIQHATRLTARAESAEQLDALDVPRLELPALSDGVDLGSLYELAEALAQQGVR is encoded by the coding sequence GTGGCAACCACAGAAAGCACGGCCAAGCACGTCGGCTGGCCGTCGCGGCTGACCAAGGCCCGTCTGCATTTCGTGTCAGGCAAGGGCGGTACCGGCAAATCCACCATCGCTGCAGCCCTGGCGCTGGCCCTGGCGGCCGGCGGGCGTCGCGTGCTGCTGGTGGAGGTCGAGGAACGGCAGGGCATCGCGCAACTCTTCGACGTGCCGCCGCTGCCGTACGAGGAGGTCAAGATCGCCACCGCCGAGGGCGGCGGCCAGGTCAACGCCCTGGCCATCGACATCGAGGCCGCTTTTCTGGAGTACCTCGACATGTTCTACAACCTCGGCCTGGCCGGCCGGGCGATGCGCCGCATCGGCGCCATCGAGTTCGCCACCACCATCGCACCGGGCCTGCGCGACGTGCTGCTCACCGGCAAGATCAAAGAGATCGTCACGCGAACCGACCGCAGCGAGAAGGCCAAGCGCATCGCCTACGACGCGGTCGTCGTCGACTCTCCTCCCACCGGCCGCATCTCGCGGTTCCTCGACGTCACCAAGGCCGTCTCGGACCTGGCCAAGGGCGGCCCGGTGCACTCGCAGGCCGACGGTGTGGTCAAGCTGTTGCACTCCGATCAGACCGCGATCCATCTGGTGACCCTGCTGGAGGCACTGCCCATCCAGGAAACCCTGGAGGCCATCGACGAGCTCAACGAGTTGGGCCTGCCGATCGGCAGCGTCATCGTCAACCGCAACATCCCGGCCTATCTGTCCCCGGAGGATCTGGCCAAGGCGGCCGACGGGGACATCGACGCCGACGCGGTGCGGGCGGGACTGTCCAAGGTCGGAATCACGTTGTCCGACAGTGATTTCGCCGGCCTGCTGACCGAGACCATCCAACACGCGACCCGGCTCACCGCGCGCGCGGAGAGCGCCGAGCAGCTCGATGCCCTCGACGTCCCGCGCCTCGAGCTGCCCGCGCTGTCCGACGGTGTCGACCTGGGCAGCCTCTACGAACTCGCCGAAGCTCTTGCCCAACAGGGGGTCCGATAG
- a CDS encoding DUF4177 domain-containing protein, producing the protein MSEPTRWEYATVPLLTHATKQILDQWGHDGWELVSVLPGPTGEQHVAYLKRPK; encoded by the coding sequence ATGAGCGAACCGACCCGGTGGGAGTACGCAACCGTGCCGTTGCTGACGCACGCCACAAAACAGATTCTCGACCAGTGGGGCCATGACGGCTGGGAGCTGGTTTCCGTGCTGCCCGGCCCGACGGGTGAACAGCATGTCGCCTACCTGAAGAGGCCGAAGTGA
- a CDS encoding RidA family protein, which translates to MTVSQRLTELGIELPEVVAPLAAYVPATRTGNLVYTAGQLPIQNGELVATGKVGAEVSPEQASELARLCGLNALAAVHALVGIDSVVKVVKVVGFVASAPGFSGQPGVVNGASELFGAVFGEAGAHARSAVGVSELPRNAPVEVEIIVEVA; encoded by the coding sequence GTGACTGTCTCGCAGCGACTGACCGAACTGGGCATCGAACTGCCCGAGGTGGTGGCGCCCCTGGCCGCCTACGTGCCGGCGACCCGCACCGGAAATCTGGTGTACACCGCCGGGCAGCTGCCCATCCAGAACGGCGAGCTTGTCGCGACCGGCAAGGTCGGCGCCGAGGTCAGCCCCGAGCAGGCCAGTGAACTGGCCCGGCTGTGCGGGCTCAACGCGCTGGCCGCGGTGCACGCGCTGGTGGGCATCGACTCCGTCGTCAAGGTCGTCAAGGTGGTCGGCTTCGTGGCGTCGGCACCCGGCTTCAGCGGGCAGCCCGGCGTCGTCAACGGCGCCTCCGAACTGTTCGGTGCCGTGTTCGGCGAGGCCGGAGCGCACGCGCGGTCGGCGGTCGGGGTGTCGGAGTTGCCGCGTAATGCGCCGGTGGAAGTCGAGATCATCGTAGAGGTCGCGTGA
- a CDS encoding MBL fold metallo-hydrolase, giving the protein MTSGAELQHPAYGLLRPVIETDTVSASVLLCNNPGLMTLEGTNTWVLRAPGSDEMVVVDPGPDDDEHIARIAELGRIPLVLISHKHDDHTGAIDKVVDATGATVRSVGSGFLRGLGGPLSDGEVIDAAGLRITVMATPGHTADSLSFVLDDAVLTADTVLGRGTTVIDTEDGSLRDYLESLRRLRGLGGRTVLPGHGPELGDLEAVAEMYLAHREDRLNQVRGALRELGDDATARQVVEHVYTDVDKKLWPAAEWSVQAQLDYLRT; this is encoded by the coding sequence GTGACCTCAGGCGCGGAGCTGCAGCACCCGGCCTACGGGCTGTTGAGGCCGGTCATCGAGACAGACACGGTGTCGGCCTCGGTGCTGCTGTGCAACAACCCGGGTTTGATGACCCTGGAGGGCACCAACACCTGGGTGTTGCGCGCGCCGGGCAGCGACGAGATGGTCGTCGTGGACCCCGGCCCCGACGATGACGAGCACATCGCCCGCATCGCCGAGCTCGGCCGGATTCCGCTGGTGCTGATCAGCCACAAGCACGACGACCATACGGGCGCGATCGACAAGGTCGTCGACGCCACGGGGGCCACGGTGCGTTCGGTGGGCAGTGGCTTCCTCCGCGGTCTCGGTGGCCCGCTGTCCGATGGCGAGGTCATCGACGCCGCGGGCCTGCGGATCACCGTCATGGCCACACCCGGGCACACGGCCGACTCGTTGAGCTTCGTGCTCGACGACGCGGTGTTGACCGCGGACACCGTGCTGGGCCGTGGCACCACCGTCATCGACACCGAAGACGGCAGCCTGCGTGACTATCTGGAGTCACTGCGCCGGCTGCGGGGCCTGGGCGGACGTACGGTGCTGCCTGGCCACGGCCCGGAGCTGGGCGACCTCGAAGCCGTCGCCGAGATGTATCTGGCACACCGCGAGGACCGGCTCAACCAGGTCCGGGGTGCGCTGCGGGAACTCGGCGACGACGCGACCGCGCGTCAGGTCGTCGAGCACGTGTACACCGATGTGGACAAAAAACTGTGGCCTGCAGCCGAATGGTCGGTGCAGGCCCAGCTGGACTATCTACGTACTTAG